From the Streptomyces syringium genome, one window contains:
- a CDS encoding anti-sigma regulatory factor, producing MSPIAGEPGTQDFVEVRLPAAGAYLSVLRTATAGLAARLDFTLDEIEDLRIAVDEACAILLQQAVPGSVLSCVFRLVGDALRVTVSAPTTDGRAPERDTFAWTVLSALAGEVDSTVADDRTVSISLHKKRGAGPGQP from the coding sequence GTGTCCCCAATCGCAGGCGAGCCCGGGACCCAGGACTTCGTGGAAGTCCGGCTGCCCGCTGCGGGTGCCTACCTGTCGGTGCTGCGGACGGCGACAGCCGGCCTCGCAGCCCGCTTGGACTTCACCCTCGACGAGATCGAGGACTTGCGCATCGCGGTGGACGAGGCGTGCGCGATCCTTCTGCAACAGGCCGTTCCCGGCTCTGTTCTCAGCTGCGTCTTCCGCCTGGTCGGCGACGCGCTCCGGGTGACCGTCTCGGCACCCACCACCGACGGCCGCGCGCCCGAGCGCGACACCTTCGCCTGGACGGTGCTCTCCGCGCTGGCCGGCGAGGTCGACTCGACCGTCGCCGACGACCGTACGGTCAGCATCAGCCTGCACAAGAAGCGCGGCGCCGGCCCCGGACAGCCGTGA
- a CDS encoding GNAT family N-acetyltransferase, protein MIRPATPADVPLIHAMIRELAEHERALEDAKATEQQLREALFGADPAVFALIAESDESSADGTIAAGEPVGFALWFRNFSTWTGTHGIYLEDLYVRPQARGGGHGKALLATLARICVDRGYQRFEWSVLDWNEPSIAFYKSLGAEPMDEWTVQRMSGEPLRTLAGFAQSDENPNKATSLSI, encoded by the coding sequence ATGATCCGACCTGCGACGCCCGCCGACGTTCCCCTCATCCATGCGATGATCCGCGAACTCGCCGAGCACGAACGGGCGCTGGAGGACGCGAAGGCGACCGAGCAGCAGTTGCGCGAAGCCCTGTTCGGGGCGGACCCCGCCGTCTTCGCACTGATAGCGGAGAGTGACGAATCCTCGGCCGACGGCACGATCGCCGCCGGGGAGCCGGTCGGCTTCGCCCTCTGGTTCCGTAACTTCTCCACCTGGACGGGTACGCACGGTATCTATCTCGAAGACCTCTACGTCCGCCCGCAGGCGCGCGGCGGCGGGCACGGCAAGGCGCTCCTCGCGACCCTCGCCAGGATCTGCGTGGACCGCGGCTACCAGCGTTTCGAGTGGTCAGTGCTGGACTGGAACGAACCCTCGATCGCCTTCTACAAGTCGCTCGGCGCGGAGCCGATGGACGAGTGGACGGTGCAACGCATGTCCGGAGAACCGCTCCGCACCCTTGCGGGGTTCGCGCAGAGTGACGAAAATCCCAACAAGGCGACTTCTCTTTCGATTTGA
- a CDS encoding UBP-type zinc finger domain-containing protein, which produces MSECPHVPELPRPEPAPLHTTCPECEAAGSHPVQLRLCLECGHVGCCDSSPYRHATGHFTETGHAVMRSFEPGQSWRWCYVDLRIV; this is translated from the coding sequence ATGAGCGAGTGCCCGCACGTTCCCGAGCTGCCGCGCCCCGAGCCGGCACCGCTGCACACCACCTGCCCGGAGTGCGAGGCCGCGGGCAGCCACCCCGTGCAGCTGCGGCTGTGCCTGGAGTGCGGACACGTGGGCTGCTGCGACTCCTCGCCGTACCGACACGCCACCGGGCATTTCACGGAGACCGGGCACGCGGTCATGCGCAGCTTCGAGCCGGGGCAGAGCTGGCGCTGGTGCTACGTGGACCTGCGGATCGTCTGA